A genomic region of Meiothermus cerbereus DSM 11376 contains the following coding sequences:
- a CDS encoding class II aldolase/adducin family protein, which yields MKAKLYLTFQQIGADLFAAGLASATSGNYSVREGEGLWITRSGAQKAHLTPEDVMFLPLLPDPKRDQGASVERVIHRAIYQQTDATAVVHAHPRHAIALSFHLEAIVPIDLEGRYYFDKIPVLTPKTASGTPEVAEAVAEALRENIACVVRGHGAFIKGTEEALEKSLLQAYSLMTSLEEACEVLFLERLWRGAGV from the coding sequence ATGAAAGCCAAACTGTATCTTACCTTTCAGCAAATTGGTGCCGATTTGTTTGCTGCCGGGTTGGCCTCGGCCACCTCGGGCAACTACTCGGTGCGGGAGGGGGAAGGGCTCTGGATTACCCGTTCGGGCGCGCAGAAGGCCCACCTGACCCCCGAGGATGTGATGTTTCTGCCGCTTTTGCCCGACCCAAAACGGGACCAGGGGGCCTCGGTCGAGCGGGTGATTCACCGGGCCATATACCAACAAACCGACGCCACCGCGGTGGTACACGCCCACCCCCGCCACGCCATTGCGCTGTCGTTTCACCTCGAGGCCATCGTGCCGATAGACCTAGAAGGGCGCTACTACTTCGACAAAATTCCTGTTTTGACTCCCAAGACAGCCTCGGGAACCCCAGAGGTTGCCGAAGCCGTGGCCGAAGCCCTGCGAGAAAACATAGCCTGTGTGGTGCGCGGACATGGGGCCTTCATTAAAGGAACCGAAGAGGCCTTGGAAAAATCGCTGTTGCAGGCCTACTCGCTCATGACCAGCCTGGAGGAAGCCTGTGAGGTGTTGTTTCTAGAGCGCCTGTGGCGAGGTGCAGGGGTTTGA
- a CDS encoding DNA-directed RNA polymerase subunit beta' → MKREVRKVRIGLASPDKIRSWSYGEVEKPETINYRTLKPERDGLFDERIFGPQKDYECACGKYKRQRFEGKVCERCGVEVTKSIVRRYRMGHVELATPVAHIWYVKDVPSKIGTLLDLSAQELEQVLYFAKYITIDPKGAMLGGVPVQKRQLLTDDEYRELRFGRQETYPIPAGVETFVKDGDEVKKGQELAPGVVSKMDGLVLFRFPRRIRVEYADKERASLTLPKAAWIEQDSYKPGEPLAELEASYQIVSEDAGVVDVEEVGDGALVKILDPDTSVVNAIYLIPAGMHLKVGQGELVGNGDVLAQGKGQLRMPKGLKVEKLVAETSKKEVHLSFTLERPRVVDYPLQPHMHVLAAEGTQVRKGDKLVGAIEPEEEVYAEADGVVHLHEPASIVVMKARLYPFEDDVEVTNGDRVSPGDALADGGKVTSDIYGRVEVDFIRMAVRVIESYDIDAKMGAQAIQELLKEIDLSVLEAELVEEMKHPSRAKRAKARKRLEVVRAFRDSGNRPEWMVLEAVPVLPPDLRPMVQVDGGRFATSDLNDLYRRLINRNNRLRKLLAQGAPEMIIRNEKRMLQEAVDALLDNGRRGTPVTNPGSDRALRSLTDILSGKQGRFRQNLLGKRVDYSGRSVIVVGPQLKLHQCGLPKRMALELFKPFLLKKMEEKGIANNVKSARKMLERSRDIKDEVWDALEEVIHGKVVLLNRAPTLHRLGIQAFQPVLVEGQSIQLHPLVCEAFNADFDGDQMAVHVPLSSYAQAEARIQMLSAHNILSPASGEPVAKPARDIILGLYYITQLRREKKGQGLEFASIEEALQAYDEGRVALNAKIKVAGKETSVGRLKFVFSSVDEALLAVQSGVVDHQDVVTVRLGDKLIETSPGRMLFLRIVSEAIEDQEKAQELVNLEVAQEKNSLKDLVYKSFLVLGVEKTAKLLDALKYYGFVLSTTSGITIGIDDAVIPTEKKQYLQEADAKLAQIEQAFELGLMTEEERFQQILQLWSQTTEKVTSAVFKNFEENYPFNPLYVMSQSGARGNPQQIRQISGMRGLMAKPSGETYPVPVKASFREGLTVLEYFISTHGARKGGADTALRTADSGYLTRKLHDVAHEVIVREADCGTPDYISVPLLQFDEAFRNKRLRKKSDIESGLYGRTVAREIEVKGRVFSEGHQLSLEDVNLIVKAAEERLIEEVPVRSPLTCRTRYGVCQQCYGWDLSAAKLVSIGESVGVVAAESIGEPGTQLTMRTFHTGGVATGTDITQGLPRVIELFEARRPKVKAVIAEIDGVVHIEELEDKVIIYISSEGFSKEYKVPKDTRLTVKEGETVEAGQPLTRGAIDPHQLLEAKGPEAVERYLTDEIQRVYRAQGVKLHDKHIETIVRQMLKYVEITDSGDSRYLEGQVIEKWDVESANEALMAEGKTPASWKPMLMGVTKSALSTKSWLSAASFQHTTHVLTEAAIAGKLDELIGLKENVILGKLIPAGTGSDFVRDTQVVDQKTLKRLEEARREAEQAPIGTRRPGVRPEQPAREV, encoded by the coding sequence ATCAAACGTGAAGTGCGTAAGGTAAGAATCGGTCTGGCCTCGCCCGATAAAATCCGCAGCTGGAGCTATGGGGAGGTCGAAAAACCCGAGACCATCAACTACCGCACCCTGAAACCCGAGCGCGACGGGCTTTTTGACGAGCGCATCTTTGGGCCGCAAAAAGACTACGAGTGCGCCTGCGGCAAGTACAAGCGGCAGCGTTTCGAGGGCAAGGTTTGTGAGCGCTGCGGGGTCGAGGTGACCAAGAGCATCGTGCGGCGCTACCGCATGGGGCACGTAGAACTCGCAACCCCAGTGGCCCATATCTGGTATGTCAAGGATGTGCCCAGCAAGATTGGCACCCTGCTCGACCTTTCGGCGCAGGAGCTCGAGCAGGTTCTGTACTTTGCCAAATACATCACCATCGACCCCAAAGGGGCCATGCTGGGCGGGGTGCCGGTGCAGAAGCGTCAGCTGCTTACCGACGACGAGTACCGCGAGCTGCGCTTTGGCCGGCAGGAGACCTATCCCATTCCGGCAGGCGTGGAGACCTTTGTCAAAGACGGCGACGAGGTCAAAAAAGGCCAGGAGCTAGCCCCCGGTGTGGTGAGCAAGATGGACGGGCTGGTGCTCTTCCGCTTCCCCCGCCGGATCCGGGTGGAGTACGCCGATAAAGAACGGGCCAGCCTGACCCTGCCCAAAGCCGCCTGGATCGAGCAGGACAGCTACAAGCCCGGCGAGCCCCTGGCCGAGCTCGAGGCCTCCTACCAGATCGTCAGCGAAGACGCGGGCGTGGTGGACGTTGAGGAGGTCGGCGACGGAGCCCTGGTAAAAATCCTGGATCCGGACACCAGTGTGGTGAATGCGATTTACCTCATTCCCGCCGGCATGCACCTCAAGGTGGGGCAGGGGGAGCTGGTGGGCAATGGCGATGTGCTGGCCCAGGGCAAAGGGCAGCTACGCATGCCCAAAGGCTTGAAAGTCGAAAAGCTGGTGGCCGAGACCTCCAAAAAAGAAGTACACCTCAGCTTCACCCTCGAGCGCCCCCGCGTGGTGGACTATCCCCTGCAGCCCCACATGCACGTGTTGGCCGCCGAGGGCACCCAGGTGCGCAAGGGCGATAAGCTGGTGGGGGCCATCGAGCCCGAAGAGGAAGTCTACGCGGAAGCCGATGGGGTGGTGCATCTGCACGAGCCCGCCTCTATCGTGGTGATGAAGGCCAGGCTCTACCCCTTCGAAGACGACGTGGAGGTAACCAACGGCGACCGGGTCTCACCCGGCGACGCCCTGGCCGACGGCGGCAAGGTGACCTCGGACATTTATGGCCGGGTGGAGGTGGACTTTATCCGCATGGCGGTGCGGGTCATCGAGTCCTACGACATCGACGCCAAGATGGGGGCCCAGGCCATCCAGGAACTGCTCAAGGAAATCGACCTGAGCGTGCTCGAGGCCGAACTGGTGGAGGAGATGAAGCACCCCAGCCGGGCCAAAAGGGCCAAGGCCAGGAAGCGCCTGGAGGTGGTGCGCGCGTTCCGCGACTCCGGCAACCGCCCGGAGTGGATGGTGCTCGAGGCCGTGCCGGTGCTGCCGCCCGACCTGCGCCCGATGGTGCAGGTGGACGGTGGGCGTTTTGCGACCTCCGACCTCAACGACCTCTACCGCCGCCTGATCAACCGCAACAACCGTCTGCGTAAGCTGCTCGCGCAGGGCGCTCCGGAAATGATCATCCGCAACGAGAAGCGGATGCTCCAGGAAGCCGTGGACGCCCTGCTGGACAACGGTCGCCGGGGCACCCCGGTCACCAACCCCGGCTCCGACCGGGCCCTGCGCTCCCTCACCGACATCCTTTCGGGTAAGCAGGGCCGCTTCCGCCAGAACCTGCTGGGCAAGCGCGTGGACTACTCGGGCCGTTCGGTGATTGTGGTGGGGCCGCAGCTCAAGCTGCACCAGTGCGGTTTGCCCAAGCGCATGGCCCTCGAGCTCTTCAAGCCCTTCCTGCTCAAGAAAATGGAGGAGAAGGGCATCGCCAACAACGTCAAGAGCGCCCGCAAGATGCTGGAGCGTTCCCGCGACATCAAAGACGAAGTCTGGGATGCCCTGGAAGAGGTCATCCACGGCAAGGTGGTGCTCCTGAACCGCGCCCCCACCCTGCACCGCCTGGGCATCCAGGCCTTCCAACCGGTGCTGGTCGAGGGTCAGAGCATTCAACTACACCCGCTGGTCTGTGAGGCCTTCAACGCCGACTTCGACGGCGACCAGATGGCCGTGCACGTACCGCTCTCGAGCTATGCCCAGGCCGAGGCCCGTATCCAGATGCTCTCGGCCCACAACATCCTCTCGCCTGCCTCGGGAGAGCCGGTGGCCAAGCCTGCCCGTGACATTATTCTGGGGCTTTACTACATCACCCAGCTGCGGCGCGAGAAGAAGGGCCAGGGTCTGGAGTTTGCCAGCATCGAGGAGGCCCTCCAGGCCTACGACGAAGGCCGGGTGGCCCTCAACGCCAAAATCAAGGTGGCAGGCAAGGAAACCAGCGTGGGCCGCCTGAAATTCGTCTTCAGCAGCGTGGACGAAGCCCTGCTGGCCGTGCAGAGCGGTGTGGTGGATCACCAGGACGTGGTGACGGTGCGTCTGGGCGATAAGCTCATCGAGACCTCGCCGGGCCGGATGCTGTTCTTGCGGATTGTGAGCGAGGCCATCGAAGACCAGGAAAAGGCCCAGGAACTCGTGAACCTCGAGGTGGCCCAGGAAAAGAACTCCCTCAAAGACCTGGTCTACAAGAGCTTTTTGGTGCTGGGCGTGGAAAAAACCGCCAAGCTCCTGGATGCCCTCAAATACTATGGCTTCGTGCTCTCCACCACCTCGGGCATTACCATCGGCATTGACGATGCGGTAATTCCCACCGAGAAGAAGCAGTACCTGCAGGAAGCCGACGCCAAGCTGGCCCAGATCGAGCAGGCCTTCGAGCTGGGCCTGATGACCGAAGAAGAGCGTTTCCAGCAGATTTTGCAGCTCTGGAGCCAGACCACCGAAAAGGTGACCAGCGCGGTGTTCAAGAACTTCGAGGAAAACTACCCCTTCAACCCGCTCTACGTGATGAGCCAGTCGGGGGCCCGTGGTAACCCCCAGCAGATTCGTCAGATCTCCGGGATGCGCGGCCTGATGGCCAAGCCTTCCGGTGAGACCTACCCGGTTCCGGTAAAGGCCTCGTTCCGCGAGGGTCTGACGGTGCTGGAATACTTCATCTCCACCCACGGGGCCCGTAAGGGTGGGGCCGATACCGCCCTGCGCACAGCCGACTCGGGCTACCTGACCCGCAAGCTGCACGACGTAGCCCATGAGGTGATCGTGCGGGAAGCCGACTGCGGCACACCGGACTACATCTCGGTTCCCCTGTTGCAGTTCGACGAGGCTTTCCGCAACAAGCGCCTGCGCAAGAAGAGCGACATCGAGTCGGGGCTGTATGGCCGCACAGTAGCCCGCGAGATCGAGGTCAAGGGCAGGGTGTTTTCCGAAGGACATCAGCTTAGCCTGGAGGATGTCAACCTCATCGTTAAGGCGGCGGAAGAGCGTCTGATCGAGGAAGTACCGGTGCGTTCACCCCTCACCTGCCGCACCCGTTATGGGGTCTGCCAGCAGTGCTACGGCTGGGATCTGTCGGCGGCCAAGCTGGTCTCGATTGGCGAGAGCGTAGGTGTGGTTGCTGCTGAGTCCATCGGTGAGCCCGGCACCCAGCTCACCATGCGTACCTTCCACACCGGCGGTGTGGCGACCGGTACCGACATCACCCAGGGTCTGCCCCGCGTGATCGAGCTGTTCGAGGCCCGTCGCCCCAAGGTAAAGGCCGTTATTGCCGAGATTGACGGGGTGGTGCACATCGAGGAGCTCGAGGACAAGGTTATCATCTACATCTCCAGCGAGGGCTTCTCTAAAGAGTACAAGGTGCCCAAGGACACCCGCCTGACCGTCAAGGAAGGCGAAACGGTAGAGGCAGGCCAGCCCCTGACCCGTGGGGCCATTGACCCCCACCAGCTCCTCGAGGCCAAAGGCCCCGAAGCGGTGGAGCGCTACCTGACCGACGAAATCCAGCGCGTCTACCGGGCCCAGGGTGTGAAGCTGCACGACAAGCACATCGAGACCATCGTGCGGCAGATGCTCAAGTATGTGGAGATCACCGACTCCGGCGATAGCCGCTACCTCGAGGGCCAGGTCATCGAGAAGTGGGACGTGGAGTCGGCCAACGAAGCCCTGATGGCCGAAGGCAAGACCCCGGCTAGCTGGAAGCCCATGCTGATGGGCGTGACCAAGAGCGCCCTCTCGACCAAGAGCTGGCTCTCGGCAGCGAGCTTCCAGCACACCACCCATGTGCTGACCGAAGCCGCCATCGCCGGCAAGCTCGATGAGCTGATTGGTCTCAAGGAAAACGTGATTCTGGGTAAGCTTATTCCTGCTGGTACCGGCTCCGACTTTGTGCGCGATACCCAGGTGGTCGACCAAAAGACCCTCAAGCGGCTCGAGGAGGCCCGCCGCGAAGCCGAGCAGGCGCCCATTGGCACGCGCCGTCCGGGTGTGCGGCCCGAGCAGCCCGCACGCGAGGTCTAA
- a CDS encoding DNA-directed RNA polymerase subunit beta, giving the protein MKIERFGKIKEVIPLPPLTEIQVDSFTKALQANVPPSKRENVGLQAAFKETFPIEEGEKGRGLVLDFLEYRLGEPPFDQDECREKDLTYQAPLYAKLLLVHKDTGLLKEDEVFLGDLPLMTQDGSFIVNGADRVIVSQIHRSPGVYFTADQARPGRFVASVIPLPKRGPWIDLEFEQSGVVVMKVNKKKFPLALLLRVLGFTAETLSKELESYPDLLPGLLEAQFRGTKALEMGVDEALLKLFTELRPGDPPKRDKAVTYLHSLLSDPRRYDLGEAGKYKAQQKLGIQLSGRMLIRFENGEFKDEALLSVLKYLFALQSGEPGYEADDIDHLGNRRIRTVGELLADQFRVGLSRLARGVRERMLLGTPESATPAKLVNNRPLVAAIREFFGRSQLSQFKDQTNPLSELRHKRRISALGPGGLTRERAGFDVRDVHRTHYGRICPIETPEGANIGLISSLASFGRINDLGFILTPYRKVVNGRVTEQVDFMTATEEDRYAIAQANTPLKPDGHFDTQQVVVRKKGEPIVMRPEEVEYMDVSPKQVFSVNTNLIPFLEHDDANRALMGSNMQAQAVPLLRAQSPVVMTGVEERVVRDSLTSLYSHVDGVVEYVDGSKILIRGEDKGLYEFNLRRFTRSNQGTALDQRPRVSKGQKVRKGDLLADGPASEEGHLALGQNILLAIMPFDGYNYEDAIVISEDLLRRDFYTSVHIERYEIEARDTKLGPERVTRDIPNLSEAALRDLDEDGVVRIGAEVKAGDILVGRTSFKGETEPTPEERLLRSIFGEKARDVKDTSLRVPPGEGGIVVRTLRLRRGDPGVELKPGVREVVRVYVAQKRKLQVGDKLANRHGNKGVVSKILPPEDMPHMPDGTPVDIVLNPLGVPSRMNLGQILETHLGLAGYELGIKFITPVFDGISEEEIKEMLGKAFDKKWEARTAAGFGIDNREREVLARAAKLGLVNGEASLVEQLREVAQQGKSVLYDGRTGEPIEAPIVVGVMYIMKLYHMVEDKMHARSTGPYSLITQQPLGGKAQFGGQRFGEMEVWALEAYGAAHTLQEILTIKSDDIEGRNAAYEAVVKGEDVPEASVPESFRVLVKELQSLGLDVETYDENARNLDIFEGLASKR; this is encoded by the coding sequence ATGAAGATAGAGCGGTTCGGCAAAATTAAAGAAGTTATCCCCCTTCCACCCCTCACCGAGATCCAGGTAGACTCCTTTACCAAAGCCTTACAGGCCAACGTGCCCCCCTCCAAGCGGGAGAACGTCGGTCTGCAAGCTGCCTTCAAAGAGACCTTTCCCATAGAGGAAGGCGAGAAGGGGCGGGGGTTGGTACTGGATTTCCTCGAGTACCGTCTGGGCGAACCGCCCTTTGACCAGGACGAATGTCGGGAAAAAGACCTGACCTACCAGGCTCCGCTGTACGCCAAGCTGCTGCTGGTGCACAAAGACACCGGCCTGCTCAAGGAAGACGAGGTTTTCCTGGGTGACCTCCCCCTCATGACCCAAGACGGCTCGTTTATTGTGAACGGTGCCGACCGGGTGATTGTTTCCCAGATTCACCGTTCGCCAGGCGTTTACTTCACCGCAGACCAGGCGCGCCCGGGCCGGTTTGTGGCCTCGGTCATCCCGCTGCCCAAGCGCGGCCCCTGGATCGACCTGGAGTTCGAGCAGTCCGGCGTGGTGGTGATGAAGGTCAACAAGAAGAAGTTCCCGTTGGCCCTTCTTCTGCGGGTGCTGGGCTTTACCGCCGAAACCCTGAGCAAAGAACTGGAAAGCTACCCCGACCTGCTGCCCGGCCTTCTGGAAGCCCAGTTCCGCGGAACCAAGGCCCTCGAGATGGGCGTGGATGAGGCTTTGTTGAAGCTGTTTACCGAGCTTCGGCCCGGCGACCCGCCCAAACGCGATAAAGCCGTTACCTACCTGCACTCGTTGCTGTCCGACCCCCGCCGCTATGACCTGGGCGAGGCTGGGAAGTACAAAGCCCAGCAAAAACTGGGCATTCAGCTTTCGGGACGAATGCTGATTAGGTTTGAGAACGGCGAGTTCAAAGACGAAGCTCTGCTGTCGGTGCTCAAATACCTGTTTGCCCTGCAAAGCGGCGAGCCCGGTTACGAGGCCGACGATATTGACCACCTGGGCAACCGCCGCATCCGCACCGTGGGTGAACTGCTGGCCGACCAGTTTAGGGTGGGACTTTCCCGGCTGGCTCGAGGCGTGCGCGAGCGTATGCTCCTGGGCACACCTGAATCGGCTACCCCGGCCAAGCTGGTTAACAATCGCCCCCTGGTAGCAGCCATCCGCGAGTTCTTTGGCCGCAGCCAGCTCAGCCAGTTCAAAGATCAGACCAACCCGCTCTCGGAACTGCGCCACAAGCGCCGTATCTCCGCACTGGGGCCGGGTGGTCTGACCCGCGAGCGTGCAGGCTTCGATGTCCGTGACGTGCACCGCACCCACTACGGGCGGATCTGCCCCATCGAGACACCCGAAGGCGCCAATATCGGTCTGATCTCCTCGCTGGCTTCCTTTGGTCGCATCAATGACCTAGGCTTCATCCTCACCCCTTACCGCAAGGTGGTTAACGGACGGGTAACCGAGCAGGTCGACTTCATGACCGCTACCGAAGAGGATCGCTACGCTATTGCCCAGGCCAACACCCCGCTCAAGCCCGACGGCCACTTCGATACCCAGCAAGTGGTGGTGCGCAAGAAAGGCGAGCCCATTGTGATGCGCCCGGAAGAAGTGGAATACATGGACGTTTCACCCAAGCAGGTTTTCTCGGTGAACACCAACCTGATTCCCTTCCTCGAGCACGACGACGCCAACCGCGCCCTGATGGGTTCTAACATGCAGGCCCAGGCGGTGCCGCTGCTGCGCGCGCAGAGCCCGGTGGTGATGACCGGGGTGGAAGAGCGGGTGGTGCGTGACTCGCTCACCTCCCTGTACTCCCACGTGGACGGGGTGGTGGAGTATGTGGATGGTTCCAAAATTTTAATCAGGGGCGAAGACAAGGGCCTGTACGAGTTCAACCTGCGCCGCTTCACCCGTTCCAACCAGGGGACTGCCCTCGACCAGCGCCCTCGAGTTTCCAAGGGCCAGAAGGTTCGTAAGGGCGACCTCCTGGCCGATGGCCCGGCCTCGGAAGAGGGGCACCTGGCTCTGGGTCAAAACATCCTGCTGGCCATCATGCCATTCGATGGCTATAACTACGAAGACGCGATTGTTATCTCCGAGGATCTGTTGCGCCGCGACTTCTACACCTCGGTGCACATCGAGCGCTACGAGATCGAGGCCCGCGATACCAAACTGGGCCCCGAGCGGGTAACCCGCGACATCCCCAACCTTTCCGAAGCAGCCCTGCGCGACCTCGACGAGGACGGCGTGGTACGAATCGGGGCGGAGGTCAAGGCCGGCGATATCCTGGTGGGCCGTACCAGCTTTAAGGGCGAGACCGAGCCTACCCCCGAAGAGCGGCTTTTGCGTAGCATCTTCGGTGAAAAAGCCCGCGACGTGAAGGACACTTCCCTCAGGGTGCCGCCCGGCGAAGGCGGCATTGTGGTGCGTACCCTGCGCCTGCGCCGTGGCGATCCCGGTGTAGAGCTCAAGCCGGGTGTGCGCGAGGTGGTGCGGGTTTACGTGGCCCAGAAGCGCAAGCTGCAGGTGGGCGACAAGCTGGCTAACCGCCACGGTAACAAGGGCGTGGTCTCCAAAATATTGCCGCCCGAAGACATGCCCCACATGCCCGATGGCACCCCGGTGGACATCGTGCTCAACCCGCTGGGCGTGCCCAGCCGTATGAACCTGGGCCAGATTTTGGAAACCCACCTGGGTCTGGCGGGTTACGAACTGGGCATCAAGTTTATTACCCCCGTGTTCGACGGCATCAGCGAGGAAGAGATCAAGGAAATGCTGGGTAAAGCCTTCGACAAGAAGTGGGAAGCCCGCACCGCTGCCGGATTCGGCATCGACAACCGCGAGCGCGAGGTGCTGGCTCGAGCGGCCAAGCTGGGCCTGGTCAATGGCGAGGCTAGCCTGGTAGAGCAGCTGCGTGAGGTGGCCCAGCAGGGCAAGAGCGTGCTCTACGATGGCCGCACCGGTGAGCCCATCGAAGCCCCCATTGTGGTGGGTGTGATGTACATCATGAAGCTGTACCACATGGTCGAGGACAAGATGCACGCCCGCTCTACTGGCCCTTACTCGCTCATTACCCAGCAGCCCCTGGGTGGTAAGGCCCAGTTTGGTGGCCAGCGCTTCGGCGAGATGGAAGTCTGGGCCCTCGAGGCCTACGGCGCGGCCCACACCCTGCAGGAAATCCTCACCATTAAGTCCGACGACATCGAGGGACGCAATGCCGCCTACGAAGCAGTTGTCAAAGGCGAAGACGTGCCCGAGGCCAGCGTGCCCGAGAGCTTCAGGGTGCTGGTAAAAGAGTTGCAGTCGCTGGGGCTCGATGTGGAGACCTACGACGAAAACGCGCGCAACCTGGACATCTTCGAGGGACTGGCTTCTAAACGCTAA
- the serS gene encoding serine--tRNA ligase, with translation MLDIKFIRENPQIVRQAIEKKGVNLDLDELLALDKQVQELKRKTEQLQAERNANAKAAARAKPEERAAMIEKGKEIGRQLAELEPQLRALEARLKNLLYLTPTIPWEGAPVGPDDSFNLETRVHGNPRIFLFEPLDHVALIEKNGWGDFERAAKVSGSRSYILKGDLMLYEQALLRFALDQMIRAGFTPMSVPSLTKEEALYAHGQFPAARDQVYSVDGQDAYLAGTAEVLLNYLHAGEILPEGELPKTYCALSPCFRSEAGSAGKDVRGLMRVHQFNKVEQYVLCKADLEESNRWFETMLSISEGILQALELPYRVIEVSTGDMGLGKYRQVDLETWVPSENRYRETHSCSALLDWQARRANLRYRDEHGKVRYAYTLNNTALATPRILVMLLENHQNEDGTVNVPRAVQPYFGKEKLEPTPLP, from the coding sequence ATGCTAGACATCAAATTCATTCGCGAGAACCCCCAGATCGTCCGCCAGGCCATTGAAAAAAAAGGCGTCAACCTCGACCTGGACGAGTTACTAGCCCTGGATAAGCAGGTGCAGGAGCTAAAGCGAAAAACCGAGCAACTCCAGGCTGAACGCAACGCCAACGCCAAAGCTGCGGCCCGGGCCAAGCCGGAAGAACGCGCGGCCATGATTGAAAAAGGCAAGGAGATTGGCCGGCAGCTGGCCGAGCTCGAGCCCCAGCTACGGGCCCTCGAGGCCCGGCTCAAGAACCTGCTCTACCTTACCCCCACCATTCCCTGGGAGGGTGCGCCGGTTGGCCCGGACGACTCATTCAACCTGGAAACCCGCGTGCACGGCAACCCGCGTATATTTCTATTTGAACCCCTGGACCACGTGGCATTGATTGAAAAAAACGGCTGGGGTGATTTTGAGCGTGCCGCGAAGGTCTCGGGCTCTCGCTCCTACATCCTCAAGGGTGACCTGATGCTCTACGAGCAAGCCCTGTTGCGCTTTGCCCTGGATCAGATGATCCGGGCTGGTTTTACCCCCATGAGCGTACCCAGCCTCACCAAGGAAGAGGCCCTCTATGCCCACGGTCAGTTTCCGGCTGCCCGCGACCAGGTCTACTCGGTAGATGGGCAGGACGCCTACCTCGCGGGGACTGCTGAAGTATTGCTGAACTACCTGCACGCTGGAGAGATCCTTCCCGAAGGCGAGCTACCCAAAACCTACTGTGCGCTTTCGCCCTGTTTTCGTAGCGAGGCTGGCTCGGCGGGAAAGGACGTGCGGGGCCTGATGCGCGTTCATCAGTTCAATAAGGTAGAGCAGTACGTGTTGTGCAAAGCCGATCTGGAGGAGTCGAACCGCTGGTTCGAGACCATGCTCTCTATTTCCGAGGGCATTTTACAGGCCCTCGAGCTGCCCTACCGCGTGATCGAGGTGTCCACCGGCGACATGGGTTTGGGCAAGTACCGCCAGGTAGACCTCGAGACCTGGGTTCCCAGCGAGAACCGTTACCGTGAAACCCACTCCTGCTCGGCCCTGCTCGACTGGCAGGCCCGACGGGCCAACCTGCGCTACCGCGATGAGCACGGCAAGGTGCGCTACGCCTACACCCTCAACAACACCGCTTTGGCTACGCCCAGAATTCTGGTGATGCTCCTGGAAAACCACCAGAACGAGGATGGAACCGTCAACGTTCCCAGGGCAGTGCAGCCCTACTTTGGAAAAGAGAAGCTCGAGCCCACACCCCTGCCCTAA
- the gatC gene encoding Asp-tRNA(Asn)/Glu-tRNA(Gln) amidotransferase subunit GatC: protein MEITPELVKNLGRLSSLALTPEEETRLEGELRSIVGFFEKLSELDTQGLPEMARPVEITNRLRADQVGPSLSQQEALSVAVEQLEGQFKVPRVIE, encoded by the coding sequence ATGGAGATTACGCCTGAGCTGGTGAAAAATCTGGGCAGGCTTTCAAGTCTTGCACTCACGCCCGAAGAAGAGACCCGGCTCGAGGGAGAACTGCGCTCGATTGTGGGTTTTTTTGAGAAGCTGAGCGAGCTTGATACCCAGGGGCTTCCCGAGATGGCCCGACCGGTAGAGATCACCAACCGCCTGCGGGCCGACCAGGTTGGCCCATCGCTTTCGCAGCAGGAAGCCCTCTCGGTAGCCGTTGAGCAGCTCGAGGGGCAGTTCAAAGTGCCCAGGGTCATCGAATAG